Proteins encoded together in one Gemmatimonadota bacterium DH-78 window:
- a CDS encoding CPBP family intramembrane glutamic endopeptidase has product MRGPFAPGIWMLHVGLGAMLLVGLGLHLRLEAGLMESLFTGFLLFTLPMLSVLQLSLIDGDTFDRPGMYAGSAVTLVVLTVVALIVGALGPGMESMALRGAPPREVAIATGWLALGTALLFLAFLGVERVASIEEHPLLAQLIPRTRHERRLFAGLSVVAGLGEEVVFRGFLLAVLVPALGDPWTALLVSSLAFGVLHVYQGPWGIARTALLGALFGVSVLLHGTLWPAVIVHVLYDWFGGLVYGPRTLPPSDSDRRGRSLDEWA; this is encoded by the coding sequence ATGCGCGGGCCCTTCGCTCCCGGCATCTGGATGCTCCACGTGGGGCTGGGGGCCATGCTGCTGGTGGGATTGGGACTCCACCTGCGCCTCGAGGCGGGCCTGATGGAGTCCCTCTTCACCGGGTTCCTGCTCTTCACCCTGCCCATGCTGTCGGTGCTGCAGCTCTCGCTGATCGACGGCGACACCTTCGACCGGCCGGGCATGTATGCGGGTTCGGCGGTGACGCTCGTGGTGCTGACCGTGGTGGCACTGATCGTGGGTGCGCTGGGGCCGGGCATGGAGTCGATGGCGCTGCGGGGCGCGCCTCCGAGAGAGGTGGCGATCGCGACGGGGTGGCTCGCCCTGGGCACCGCGCTGCTCTTCCTGGCCTTTCTCGGCGTGGAGCGGGTGGCCTCGATCGAGGAGCATCCGCTGCTCGCTCAGCTCATTCCGCGCACGCGTCACGAGCGCCGGCTGTTCGCCGGGCTCTCGGTGGTGGCGGGTCTCGGGGAAGAGGTGGTGTTCCGCGGCTTCCTGCTGGCGGTGCTGGTGCCCGCGCTGGGCGACCCGTGGACGGCGCTGCTGGTGTCGTCGCTCGCCTTCGGGGTGCTGCACGTGTACCAGGGCCCGTGGGGGATCGCACGCACCGCGCTGCTCGGGGCCCTGTTCGGCGTGTCGGTGCTGCTGCACGGCACGCTCTGGCCGGCCGTGATCGTGCACGTGCTGTACGACTGGTTCGGCGGGCTCGTCTACGGGCCCCGCACCCTGCCGCCGTCCGATTCGGACCGTCGGGGTCGTTCTCTCGACGAGTGGGCCTGA
- a CDS encoding zf-HC2 domain-containing protein — protein sequence MLIDRLKRFFGRQPAECESSSSEMVSCREALERIQEFVDGELTGMSREEVEAHFEVCTRCYPHLALEHNFRERVKAALEADGMPDDCRERVMSRLRAEGCDQVGPRQPPS from the coding sequence ATGTTGATCGACCGATTGAAGCGATTCTTCGGCCGGCAGCCGGCGGAGTGCGAGTCGTCGTCGTCGGAGATGGTGTCGTGCCGCGAGGCACTCGAGCGCATTCAGGAGTTCGTCGACGGCGAGCTGACCGGGATGAGCCGCGAAGAGGTGGAGGCCCACTTCGAGGTCTGCACCCGCTGCTACCCGCACCTGGCCCTCGAGCACAACTTCCGGGAGCGGGTGAAGGCGGCGCTCGAGGCCGACGGCATGCCCGACGACTGCCGCGAGCGGGTGATGTCGCGCCTGCGCGCCGAGGGCTGCGACCAGGTCGGCCCTCGTCAGCCTCCGTCGTAG
- a CDS encoding ABC transporter permease — MAPRWLVALLEAVVAADRVDDVVGDLEELHRRRHARWGGLLAWLLTVAEGSTAVLVHGARGAARALAGRGGFSRVELRLALRLLARQPVMTATSVIALGLGIGLVAGGFSVFRQGIFGELPFADADRWVNIESYAADTGSRTPIDPDRLLTFATEVSQFAYLGEARSESVNIALGGADGGVEAVEAARVTPGIFGHLPWRPVLGRLLVADDARSGAAPVALIRRSLHERRFGGDSEVIGRTLEITGVNHVIVGVLPDEAGFPDQNELWLPHPEVGTATAGQSPAGSRFIAILGEQAEVEAAGARLQQLSDQRVGADPSLVPLRFRVRPLAHILVTPQIYLGIATFLSILVAVLMVIAANVGNLVMARTSQRSGELAVRTALGASRARIVGQLFAESLVMAALAAVLGLAAAGAVLEFYDGLLDELPFWVDLHVAPDTAAAVVLLALLATVVATVAPALKATRSAPGDALRGTRGASARIGRLGGVMIGAEVALSVALLGSALLFAEGFRRYVDPAFDLPDDRVLTARFGLDPSPSTLPTAAIPDDSLPALMARLAASLEARPEVRAVGFAGDLPRTSPWPEPVEVEGGPTPADAPRTPVATIGPGLLEVLEQTPTSGRDFHPDDLAAGALPVALVTEAFAAARFGSSEVVGRRLRVLPESGDPDPATHPWRTVVGVVPDVMEVAGATGTGGVYLPHRALRSTWMAVRVDRDPAALAPVLRREVYTLDPALRLTQVVRLGEVGAENRAALAALSSGLSAIGAITLLLSLAGIYAIVSLSVTRRTREIGIRVALGEARGAVLSSILRRSGVILALGAVVGAGVGLAFTRMRLFVFAVPEAQWWLFPALVAGTAVAGLLACWIPARRALAIQPVDALRYDGG, encoded by the coding sequence ATGGCCCCCCGCTGGCTGGTGGCCCTGCTCGAGGCGGTGGTCGCCGCCGACCGGGTCGACGATGTGGTCGGCGATCTCGAGGAGCTGCACCGCCGGCGCCACGCGCGCTGGGGCGGGCTGCTCGCCTGGCTGCTGACGGTGGCCGAGGGCTCGACGGCGGTGCTGGTGCACGGGGCGCGCGGAGCGGCCCGGGCCCTCGCCGGTCGCGGCGGATTCTCGCGGGTGGAGCTGCGACTCGCCCTCCGCCTGCTCGCGCGCCAGCCTGTGATGACGGCCACCTCGGTGATCGCTCTCGGCCTCGGCATCGGGCTCGTGGCCGGCGGCTTCAGCGTCTTCCGCCAGGGCATCTTCGGCGAGCTGCCCTTCGCCGACGCCGACCGCTGGGTGAACATCGAGTCGTACGCCGCCGACACCGGCTCTCGCACCCCCATCGATCCCGACCGCCTGCTCACCTTCGCCACCGAGGTGTCGCAGTTCGCCTACCTCGGCGAGGCCCGTTCGGAGTCGGTGAACATCGCCCTCGGCGGGGCGGACGGCGGGGTGGAGGCCGTGGAGGCGGCGCGCGTCACGCCGGGCATCTTCGGGCATCTTCCCTGGCGTCCCGTGCTCGGGCGACTGCTCGTGGCCGACGACGCCCGCTCCGGGGCCGCGCCGGTGGCGCTGATCCGACGCAGCCTGCACGAGCGTCGGTTCGGAGGGGACTCCGAGGTGATCGGCCGCACCCTCGAGATCACCGGGGTGAACCACGTGATCGTGGGCGTGCTCCCCGACGAGGCGGGCTTTCCGGACCAGAACGAGCTGTGGCTTCCCCACCCCGAGGTGGGCACGGCCACGGCCGGTCAGAGCCCCGCGGGGAGCCGATTCATCGCGATCCTCGGCGAGCAGGCCGAAGTCGAGGCCGCGGGCGCTCGTCTCCAGCAGCTCTCCGATCAGCGGGTCGGCGCGGACCCGAGCCTCGTTCCGCTCCGCTTCCGGGTGCGACCGCTGGCCCACATTCTCGTCACTCCGCAGATCTATCTGGGCATCGCCACCTTCCTGTCGATCCTGGTGGCCGTGCTGATGGTGATCGCGGCGAATGTCGGAAACCTCGTGATGGCCCGCACCTCGCAGCGCAGCGGCGAACTCGCGGTCCGCACCGCTCTCGGGGCCTCTCGCGCCCGCATCGTGGGCCAGCTCTTCGCGGAGTCGCTGGTGATGGCCGCACTCGCCGCCGTGCTGGGGCTGGCGGCGGCCGGGGCCGTTCTCGAGTTCTACGACGGCCTGCTCGACGAGCTGCCCTTCTGGGTGGACCTCCACGTGGCGCCCGACACCGCTGCGGCCGTGGTGCTTCTCGCCCTGCTCGCGACCGTCGTCGCCACCGTCGCCCCGGCCCTGAAGGCCACCCGGTCGGCCCCGGGCGACGCGCTGCGCGGCACCCGCGGCGCCTCGGCCCGGATCGGGCGTCTCGGAGGCGTGATGATCGGGGCGGAGGTAGCCCTCTCCGTCGCTCTCCTGGGCAGCGCGCTGCTCTTCGCCGAGGGCTTCCGGCGCTACGTGGACCCCGCCTTCGACCTGCCCGACGACCGCGTACTCACCGCCCGCTTCGGCCTGGACCCGTCGCCGAGCACGCTGCCCACGGCCGCGATCCCCGACGACTCCCTGCCCGCCCTGATGGCGCGCCTCGCCGCCTCGCTCGAGGCGCGGCCGGAGGTGCGGGCGGTCGGCTTCGCCGGCGACCTGCCCCGCACCTCGCCCTGGCCCGAGCCGGTGGAGGTGGAGGGCGGCCCGACCCCGGCGGACGCGCCGCGCACCCCGGTGGCCACGATCGGCCCGGGGCTGCTCGAGGTGCTGGAGCAGACGCCCACCTCGGGTCGCGACTTCCACCCCGACGACCTGGCGGCCGGCGCCCTTCCCGTGGCTCTCGTGACCGAGGCCTTCGCCGCCGCGCGCTTCGGGTCCAGCGAAGTGGTGGGGCGACGCCTCCGGGTGCTGCCCGAGAGCGGCGACCCCGACCCCGCCACGCACCCCTGGCGTACGGTGGTGGGCGTGGTGCCCGACGTGATGGAGGTGGCCGGCGCGACGGGCACCGGCGGCGTCTACCTGCCCCACCGGGCCCTGCGGTCGACCTGGATGGCGGTCCGTGTCGACCGCGACCCCGCGGCGCTGGCCCCCGTGCTGCGCCGCGAGGTCTACACCCTCGACCCGGCACTGAGGCTGACCCAGGTCGTGCGCCTCGGCGAGGTGGGCGCCGAGAACCGGGCTGCACTGGCGGCCCTCTCGTCGGGACTGAGCGCGATCGGTGCGATCACCCTGCTGCTGTCGCTCGCCGGGATCTACGCGATCGTCTCCCTCTCCGTCACGCGCCGCACCCGCGAGATCGGCATCCGCGTGGCCCTGGGCGAGGCGCGGGGCGCGGTGCTCTCGTCGATCCTGCGACGGTCGGGCGTGATCCTCGCCCTGGGCGCCGTGGTGGGAGCCGGGGTCGGGCTCGCCTTCACCCGGATGCGCCTCTTCGTGTTCGCGGTGCCCGAAGCGCAGTGGTGGCTCTTTCCCGCACTGGTGGCCGGCACGGCGGTGGCCGGGCTGCTGGCCTGCTGGATTCCGGCGCGCCGCGCCCTCGCGATCCAGCCGGTGGATGCGCTCCGCTACGACGGAGGCTGA
- a CDS encoding aminotransferase class I/II-fold pyridoxal phosphate-dependent enzyme: MNPDERPVSLEMEPEEMRRLGYAAIDALVDRAQGLRDDRPWQGGTRRELEPLFREDCPEEPGDADAVLRRAIDDILPRAGRIDHPRFFAFVPSSPSWAALLGDLLATGFNTFQGTWLESAGPSQVELVVLDWFRQWLGMPEGAGGLFTSGGSAANLGAVVAAREAAGHPERPVVYLSDQSHSSVERAARIAGFREEHLRRIPSDDGFRIDPAALDRALADDRAAGRTPVLVAANGGATNTGAVDPLPVLADLCEAHGCWLHVDAAYGGFAVLDPRGRAALTGIERAHSITLDPHKWLFQPYETGCLLVRDPADLTRAFRVLPEYLQDTDLGFEQVNFADRGLQLTRAFRALKVWTALQVHGRRAHAEAIGRALDLAIEAEAMLRAHPGVEILSPASLGIVCFRLRPEGAVPQADEAALEALNRAVQDAVVDEGTAMMSSTRLRERYALRLCILNHRSTRDDVRAVVERIAALGRERMELARG, from the coding sequence GTGAACCCCGACGAGCGCCCCGTCTCGCTCGAGATGGAGCCCGAGGAGATGCGTCGCCTCGGGTATGCCGCGATCGACGCCCTGGTCGACCGCGCGCAGGGGCTGCGCGACGACCGGCCCTGGCAGGGCGGCACCCGGCGGGAGCTCGAACCGCTCTTCCGCGAGGACTGCCCCGAAGAGCCGGGAGACGCCGACGCCGTGCTGCGCCGCGCGATCGACGACATCCTGCCCCGCGCGGGGCGAATCGACCACCCGCGCTTCTTCGCCTTCGTGCCCTCGTCCCCCAGCTGGGCGGCGCTCCTCGGCGACCTCCTGGCCACCGGCTTCAACACCTTCCAGGGCACCTGGCTCGAGTCGGCCGGCCCGAGCCAGGTCGAGCTGGTGGTGCTCGACTGGTTCCGGCAGTGGCTCGGCATGCCCGAAGGCGCCGGGGGGCTCTTCACCAGTGGAGGGTCGGCGGCGAATCTGGGCGCCGTGGTCGCGGCCCGGGAGGCGGCCGGTCACCCGGAGCGGCCGGTGGTCTACCTCTCCGATCAGAGCCACAGCTCGGTGGAGCGCGCCGCCCGCATCGCCGGCTTTCGCGAGGAGCACCTGCGCCGCATTCCCTCCGACGACGGCTTCCGCATCGACCCCGCCGCCCTCGACCGGGCGCTGGCCGACGACCGCGCCGCCGGTCGCACCCCGGTGCTGGTGGCGGCCAACGGCGGGGCGACCAACACCGGGGCGGTCGACCCTCTGCCGGTGCTCGCCGACCTGTGCGAGGCCCACGGCTGCTGGCTGCATGTCGATGCGGCCTACGGGGGCTTCGCCGTGCTGGATCCGCGCGGCCGCGCCGCCCTGACCGGTATCGAGCGGGCGCACAGCATCACCCTCGACCCCCACAAGTGGCTCTTTCAGCCGTACGAGACCGGGTGTCTCCTGGTGCGTGATCCCGCCGACCTGACGCGGGCCTTCCGGGTGCTGCCCGAGTACCTCCAGGACACCGACCTCGGCTTCGAGCAGGTGAACTTCGCCGACCGCGGCCTTCAGCTCACCCGGGCCTTCCGGGCGCTGAAGGTGTGGACCGCGCTCCAGGTCCACGGCCGGCGCGCGCACGCCGAGGCGATCGGCCGCGCCCTGGATCTGGCGATCGAGGCGGAGGCGATGCTGCGCGCCCACCCCGGGGTGGAGATCCTGTCGCCCGCCTCCCTCGGCATCGTCTGCTTTCGCCTGCGCCCCGAGGGCGCCGTGCCCCAGGCCGACGAGGCCGCGCTCGAAGCCCTCAATCGCGCGGTGCAGGACGCCGTGGTGGACGAGGGCACGGCGATGATGTCGTCCACGCGGCTGCGGGAGCGCTACGCCCTGCGCCTGTGCATCCTCAACCATCGGTCCACCCGCGACGACGTCCGCGCCGTGGTCGAGCGCATCGCGGCCCTCGGCCGCGAGCGCATGGAGCTCGCGAGAGGCTGA
- a CDS encoding sigma-70 family RNA polymerase sigma factor, producing MAAPEAKRSELFEAEMLPHLDALYRFALRLAGDADQAEDLVQETVLRAWRSFERYQPGTRAKSWLFTICRNVFLRQRERGQRHSDIVEREAPRSDPAGSVDVVNPLWVDLRDSDPEGRFFARIVDDEVLGAIDALPEEYRMAVVLSDLEGLDYREIGEVMGVPVGTVKSRLFRGRRRLQKALYEYAVEMGYIAPRETAP from the coding sequence ATGGCCGCCCCGGAGGCGAAGCGCTCGGAGCTCTTCGAGGCGGAGATGCTTCCGCACCTCGACGCTCTCTACCGCTTCGCCCTCCGGCTCGCGGGCGACGCCGACCAGGCCGAAGACCTCGTGCAGGAGACGGTGCTGCGGGCGTGGCGCAGCTTCGAGCGGTACCAGCCGGGTACCCGGGCCAAGAGCTGGCTCTTCACCATCTGCCGCAACGTCTTTCTGCGGCAGCGGGAGCGCGGCCAGCGGCACTCCGACATCGTCGAGCGCGAGGCGCCGCGGAGCGATCCCGCGGGCAGCGTGGACGTGGTCAACCCGCTGTGGGTGGATCTGCGCGACAGCGACCCGGAGGGACGGTTCTTCGCGCGCATCGTGGACGACGAGGTGCTCGGCGCCATCGACGCCCTGCCCGAGGAGTACCGCATGGCGGTCGTGCTCTCGGATCTCGAGGGACTCGACTACCGCGAGATCGGCGAGGTGATGGGCGTGCCGGTGGGCACGGTGAAGAGCCGGCTGTTCCGGGGTCGGAGACGACTCCAGAAGGCCCTGTACGAGTACGCGGTCGAGATGGGCTACATCGCGCCCCGCGAGACCGCGCCATGA
- a CDS encoding tetratricopeptide repeat protein: MTDRTAALVRMLERRPDDTRLRFGLALEYLNSDRLEEGVEQLRAYLAATDDEGNAWGRLGDALFRMGRDDEAREAFERGIEAAEAHGHPTMAEDFRDTLRDRS; the protein is encoded by the coding sequence ATGACCGACCGTACCGCGGCTCTCGTCCGCATGCTCGAACGCCGGCCCGACGACACGCGGCTGCGCTTCGGCCTCGCCCTCGAGTATCTCAACTCCGATCGTCTCGAGGAGGGGGTGGAGCAGTTGCGCGCCTACCTCGCCGCCACGGACGACGAGGGCAACGCCTGGGGTCGCCTGGGCGACGCGCTCTTCCGGATGGGGCGGGACGACGAGGCGCGCGAGGCCTTCGAGCGCGGTATCGAGGCTGCCGAGGCCCACGGTCACCCGACCATGGCCGAGGACTTCCGTGACACCCTCCGCGACCGAAGCTGA